The following coding sequences are from one Terriglobales bacterium window:
- a CDS encoding biopolymer transporter ExbD gives MALAKKIADVNSTINVTPMVDVMLVLLIIFMVITPMLQKQHPVQRAVTDNPVPMDDADHEDAVVVSVERDGKVYLGNEQVTPDQLEGRIRDRLANKVDKRVYINADARAKYGGVVEVVDNVRAAGVDLVGLLTQQRRQGAAAVRPPGQ, from the coding sequence ATGGCGTTGGCGAAGAAGATCGCGGACGTCAACAGCACCATCAACGTCACCCCCATGGTGGACGTGATGCTGGTGTTGTTGATCATCTTCATGGTGATCACGCCCATGCTGCAGAAGCAACATCCGGTGCAGCGGGCGGTGACCGATAACCCGGTCCCGATGGACGATGCCGACCACGAAGACGCGGTGGTGGTGTCGGTGGAGCGCGACGGCAAGGTCTACCTGGGCAACGAGCAGGTGACCCCCGACCAGCTCGAAGGACGCATCCGGGACCGCCTGGCCAACAAGGTGGACAAGCGCGTGTACATCAACGCGGACGCGCGCGCCAAGTACGGCGGGGTGGTGGAAGTAGTGGACAATGTCCGCGCCGCCGGCGTGGACCTGGTGGGGCTGCTCACCCAGCAGCGCCGGCAGGGCGCCGCCGCCGTCCGGCCCCCGGGCCAGTGA